One genomic window of Branchiostoma lanceolatum isolate klBraLanc5 chromosome 5, klBraLanc5.hap2, whole genome shotgun sequence includes the following:
- the LOC136434741 gene encoding uncharacterized protein isoform X1 yields the protein MRSFSVQGLIFLCELVLPAVVLATTLSFEVNSGDAEKGRTQLAEIRKRSGDPRYGKCWTTALARVESGCKRLTDDEQSRMAIAFANCHLAKSGRRDYQCKPGQTIQECTQDMDDLAFSTYTEFFTHTQNICFFLQNQVWQESTERTVSMLADNSDKVAQKLEVTAEMQEMVIARQNASLKKQEDILRHEEALRETLKSSTQNVQAAFDQMRQSAREQKALFGEVFGRIEDLQAMVLGEFTGFYTLVFITLSAIIIYMLTSTPRTSSARFWMFLILLLNAGMERLIANRTVLETDGPNATELVYERLWFCRKFFCMVAMTVLAVCSYRYKDYNKINNDLLLKIEQQNQQLQSALCKIQTSPLGMFAGGGDGKDTVDAGEIDFDMSDADDDTFHGSDDSDSDDGESRATSNSRRTSRAGTPVVNIATGLFTPIHADQADVATVKPEDFQTPDRPPSRNSEDSAIGSGPEPEPGPSSPSVRRRMGRPKGSRNYRESTPSIEDRVVSPGGRYNLRTRRTPQPNNPLTTQESPRSFARKVHTLARIARHNSHVLRMTHDDDDEPVGVAPKFFSSDEDD from the exons ATGCGGAGTTTTTCAGTGCAGGGCCTGATATTTTTGTGTGAGCTGGTTTTGCCAGCTGTTGTTTTGGCGACGACGCTTAGCTTCGAGGTGAATTCAGGAGATGCGGAGAAGGGTAGAACTCAGCTAGCAGAGATTAGGAAGAGAAGTGGAGACCCAAGATACGGGAAATGTTGGACCACGGCACTGGCGAGGGTAGAAAGCGGCTGCAAACGGCTCACAGATGACGAACAGAGTCGGATGGCCATAGCTTTTGCGAACTGTCATCTTGCGAAGTCAGGCAGGAGAGATTATCAGTGCAAACCTGGACAGACCATACAGGAGTGCACGCAGGACATGGATGACTTGGCTTTCTCAACTTATACAGAATTCTTCACGCATACGCAAAATATCTGCTTCTTTTTGCAAAACCAG GTGTGGCAAGAAAGCACAGAAAGAACTGTCTCAATGTTAGCTGACAACTCAGACAAGGTGGCTCAGAAGCTGGAG GTGACAGCAGAGATGCAGGAGATGGTCATAGCTCGACAGAATGCCTCTCTTAAGAAGCAGGAAGACATCTTAAGACACGAGGAAGCCTTGAGGGAAACTCTGAAGAGTTCCACGCAGAACGTCCAAGCAGCCTTTGATCAGATGAGGCAGTCAGCCAGGGAGCAAAAGGCTCTATTTGGGgag GTATTTGGCAGGATTGAAGACCTCCAGGCCATGGTGCTGGGAGAGTTTACAGGGTTCTACACCTTAGTCTTCATCACTCTGTCTGCCATCATCATCTACATGTTAACCTCCACACCCCGCACCAGCAGTGCACGCTTCTGGATGTTCCTCATCCTGCTGCTGAACGCTGGAATGGAGAGACTCATCGCTAACCGTACTGTATTGGAGACCGACGGGCCAAATGCTACT GAGCTTGTGTACGAGCGTCTCTGGTTTTGCCGTAAGTTCTTCTGCATGGTTGCCATGACAGTGCTGGCTGTGTGCAGTTACAG gtaTAAAGActacaacaaaatcaacaatgaCCTTCTTTTGAAGATAGAACAGCAGAACCAACAGCTCCAAAGTGCTCTCTGCAAAATAC AGACGAGTCCCCTGGGTATGTTTGCAGGAGGGGGAGATGGTAAGGATACTGTGGATGCCGGGGAGATAGACTTTG ACATGTCAGATGCAGATGATGACACCTTCCATGGCTCTGATGATAGTGACTCTGATGATGGTGAATCCAGGGCTACAAGCAACAGTCGTAGGACTAGTAGAGCAG GTACCCCGGTTGTGAATATTGCCACAGGACTGTTTACACCAATCCATGCCGACCAGGCTGATGTGGCCACAGTGAAGCCAGAGGACTTCCAAACCCCCGACAGGCCCCCAAGCAGAAACAGTGAGGACAGTGCAA TTGGATCAGGCCCAGAGCCGGAGCCTGGTCCCTCCTCCCCCTCCGTACGCCGCAGGATGGGCCGACCCAAGGGGAGCAGGAACTACAGGGAGAGTACACCCAGCATAGAGGACAGG GTTGTCAGCCCCGGAGGTCGATACAACCTCCGCACCAGGAGGACCCCCCAGCCCAACAACCCCCTCACCACGCAGGAGTCCCCCCGGAGCTTTGCGCGGAAGGTGCACACGCTCGCCCGCATCGCCAGACACAACAGCCATGTGCTGCGGATGACtcatgatgacgatgacgaACCCGTTGGCGTGGCGCCCAAGTTCTTCTCATCAGATGAAGATGACTGA
- the LOC136434741 gene encoding uncharacterized protein isoform X2, protein MRSFSVQGLIFLCELVLPAVVLATTLSFEVNSGDAEKGRTQLAEIRKRSGDPRYGKCWTTALARVESGCKRLTDDEQSRMAIAFANCHLAKSGRRDYQCKPGQTIQECTQDMDDLAFSTYTEFFTHTQNICFFLQNQVWQESTERTVSMLADNSDKVAQKLEVTAEMQEMVIARQNASLKKQEDILRHEEALRETLKSSTQNVQAAFDQMRQSAREQKALFGEVFGRIEDLQAMVLGEFTGFYTLVFITLSAIIIYMLTSTPRTSSARFWMFLILLLNAGMERLIANRTVLETDGPNATELVYERLWFCRKFFCMVAMTVLAVCSYRYKDYNKINNDLLLKIEQQNQQLQSALCKIQTSPLGMFAGGGDDMSDADDDTFHGSDDSDSDDGESRATSNSRRTSRAGTPVVNIATGLFTPIHADQADVATVKPEDFQTPDRPPSRNSEDSAIGSGPEPEPGPSSPSVRRRMGRPKGSRNYRESTPSIEDRVVSPGGRYNLRTRRTPQPNNPLTTQESPRSFARKVHTLARIARHNSHVLRMTHDDDDEPVGVAPKFFSSDEDD, encoded by the exons ATGCGGAGTTTTTCAGTGCAGGGCCTGATATTTTTGTGTGAGCTGGTTTTGCCAGCTGTTGTTTTGGCGACGACGCTTAGCTTCGAGGTGAATTCAGGAGATGCGGAGAAGGGTAGAACTCAGCTAGCAGAGATTAGGAAGAGAAGTGGAGACCCAAGATACGGGAAATGTTGGACCACGGCACTGGCGAGGGTAGAAAGCGGCTGCAAACGGCTCACAGATGACGAACAGAGTCGGATGGCCATAGCTTTTGCGAACTGTCATCTTGCGAAGTCAGGCAGGAGAGATTATCAGTGCAAACCTGGACAGACCATACAGGAGTGCACGCAGGACATGGATGACTTGGCTTTCTCAACTTATACAGAATTCTTCACGCATACGCAAAATATCTGCTTCTTTTTGCAAAACCAG GTGTGGCAAGAAAGCACAGAAAGAACTGTCTCAATGTTAGCTGACAACTCAGACAAGGTGGCTCAGAAGCTGGAG GTGACAGCAGAGATGCAGGAGATGGTCATAGCTCGACAGAATGCCTCTCTTAAGAAGCAGGAAGACATCTTAAGACACGAGGAAGCCTTGAGGGAAACTCTGAAGAGTTCCACGCAGAACGTCCAAGCAGCCTTTGATCAGATGAGGCAGTCAGCCAGGGAGCAAAAGGCTCTATTTGGGgag GTATTTGGCAGGATTGAAGACCTCCAGGCCATGGTGCTGGGAGAGTTTACAGGGTTCTACACCTTAGTCTTCATCACTCTGTCTGCCATCATCATCTACATGTTAACCTCCACACCCCGCACCAGCAGTGCACGCTTCTGGATGTTCCTCATCCTGCTGCTGAACGCTGGAATGGAGAGACTCATCGCTAACCGTACTGTATTGGAGACCGACGGGCCAAATGCTACT GAGCTTGTGTACGAGCGTCTCTGGTTTTGCCGTAAGTTCTTCTGCATGGTTGCCATGACAGTGCTGGCTGTGTGCAGTTACAG gtaTAAAGActacaacaaaatcaacaatgaCCTTCTTTTGAAGATAGAACAGCAGAACCAACAGCTCCAAAGTGCTCTCTGCAAAATAC AGACGAGTCCCCTGGGTATGTTTGCAGGAGGGGGAGATG ACATGTCAGATGCAGATGATGACACCTTCCATGGCTCTGATGATAGTGACTCTGATGATGGTGAATCCAGGGCTACAAGCAACAGTCGTAGGACTAGTAGAGCAG GTACCCCGGTTGTGAATATTGCCACAGGACTGTTTACACCAATCCATGCCGACCAGGCTGATGTGGCCACAGTGAAGCCAGAGGACTTCCAAACCCCCGACAGGCCCCCAAGCAGAAACAGTGAGGACAGTGCAA TTGGATCAGGCCCAGAGCCGGAGCCTGGTCCCTCCTCCCCCTCCGTACGCCGCAGGATGGGCCGACCCAAGGGGAGCAGGAACTACAGGGAGAGTACACCCAGCATAGAGGACAGG GTTGTCAGCCCCGGAGGTCGATACAACCTCCGCACCAGGAGGACCCCCCAGCCCAACAACCCCCTCACCACGCAGGAGTCCCCCCGGAGCTTTGCGCGGAAGGTGCACACGCTCGCCCGCATCGCCAGACACAACAGCCATGTGCTGCGGATGACtcatgatgacgatgacgaACCCGTTGGCGTGGCGCCCAAGTTCTTCTCATCAGATGAAGATGACTGA